Proteins from a genomic interval of Mycobacterium paragordonae:
- a CDS encoding SDR family NAD(P)-dependent oxidoreductase: protein MSQQRDVFRLDGRSALVTGAGSGVGEAIARAFAAAGAAVLVTDIDKDAAVAAADSITAAGGTAQPFVLDVRDSTAAIEAAAAGAELGGGALHILVNNAGAIAPAMFADLSEENFRRIVDIHLVGSFVCSQAALKRLPTDGTGRIINVTSAAGITGTIGQANYGAAKAGIIGLTKSLARELARQSITVNAVAPLAATAMTANIRSNEKLAAKTLARIPLGRWAFPDEIAPTFVFLASDAGSYITGQVLPVDGGTVI from the coding sequence ATGAGCCAACAGCGTGACGTCTTCCGGCTCGACGGGCGCTCGGCGCTGGTGACCGGTGCGGGCAGTGGCGTCGGCGAGGCGATCGCCCGTGCCTTCGCCGCGGCTGGGGCTGCGGTGCTGGTGACCGATATCGACAAGGACGCCGCGGTGGCAGCCGCGGACTCGATCACCGCGGCCGGCGGTACCGCACAGCCGTTCGTTCTCGACGTACGCGACTCGACGGCAGCGATCGAAGCCGCCGCGGCGGGGGCGGAGCTTGGCGGGGGTGCACTGCACATCCTGGTCAACAACGCCGGGGCCATCGCGCCGGCGATGTTTGCCGACCTCTCGGAGGAGAACTTCCGCCGCATCGTCGACATCCACCTGGTGGGCAGCTTCGTGTGCAGTCAGGCGGCGCTCAAGCGCTTACCGACAGACGGCACCGGGCGCATCATCAACGTCACCTCCGCGGCAGGCATCACCGGGACGATCGGCCAGGCCAACTACGGGGCCGCCAAGGCAGGCATCATCGGCCTGACGAAGTCGCTGGCCCGCGAACTGGCGCGCCAATCCATCACGGTCAACGCTGTCGCGCCGCTCGCGGCCACCGCCATGACGGCGAACATCCGCAGCAACGAGAAGCTGGCCGCCAAGACTCTGGCCCGAATCCCGCTGGGGCGCTGGGCCTTCCCGGACGAGATCGCACCGACGTTCGTCTTCCTTGCCTCGGACGCCGGGTCCTACATCACCGGACAGGTGCTGCCGGTCGACGGCGGGACGGTGATCTGA
- a CDS encoding acyl-CoA dehydrogenase family protein, with amino-acid sequence MDFQLSDDQQTIRAAVAELAGKFDDQYWMTKDQQHEFPTEFYDTFAEGGWLGITTPEEYGGHGFGITEASILLEEVAASGAGMNGASSIHMSIFGMHPVIVHGSEELKSRTLPRIVTGDLHVCFGVTEPGAGLDTTKITTFARREGDHYVVSGRKVWISKALESEKVLLLTRTTKFEDAARKTDGMTLFLTDLDRNKVDIRPIPKMGRNAVSSNELFIDGLEIPVEDRVGEEGQGFRYIIDGLNPERCLIAAEALGMGRAALRAAVRYGNEREVFGRPIGMNQGLQFPLADSLARLDAAELMLRKATWLYDQGKPCAREANTAKYLCADAAFDAADRALQTHGGMGYSEEYHVARYFREARLTRIAPISQEMVLNYLGEHVLGLPRSY; translated from the coding sequence GTGGACTTCCAGTTGAGCGACGATCAGCAGACGATCCGCGCTGCAGTTGCCGAACTTGCGGGCAAGTTCGACGACCAGTACTGGATGACCAAGGATCAACAGCACGAGTTTCCAACCGAGTTCTACGACACGTTCGCCGAGGGCGGCTGGCTCGGCATCACCACGCCGGAGGAATACGGGGGTCACGGGTTCGGCATCACCGAGGCATCCATCCTGCTCGAGGAAGTCGCGGCCAGCGGAGCCGGCATGAACGGCGCAAGCTCGATTCACATGTCGATCTTCGGAATGCATCCCGTGATCGTGCATGGCTCCGAAGAACTGAAGTCGCGCACACTGCCGCGCATCGTGACCGGGGATCTCCATGTGTGTTTCGGAGTTACCGAGCCGGGTGCGGGTCTGGACACCACCAAGATCACCACTTTTGCCCGGCGCGAGGGCGATCACTACGTCGTCAGCGGTCGCAAGGTGTGGATCTCCAAGGCGCTGGAATCGGAGAAGGTGCTGCTGCTGACCCGCACCACGAAGTTCGAGGACGCCGCGCGCAAGACCGATGGAATGACCTTGTTCCTGACCGACCTGGATCGCAACAAGGTCGACATCCGCCCCATCCCCAAGATGGGCCGCAACGCGGTCAGCTCGAACGAGCTGTTCATCGACGGCCTCGAGATTCCCGTCGAGGACCGCGTCGGTGAGGAAGGCCAAGGTTTCCGCTACATCATTGACGGGCTGAACCCGGAACGCTGTCTGATCGCCGCCGAGGCGCTGGGCATGGGGCGCGCCGCCCTGCGCGCGGCGGTGCGGTACGGCAACGAGCGCGAAGTGTTCGGCCGGCCGATCGGAATGAACCAGGGACTGCAGTTTCCCCTGGCCGACTCGTTGGCCAGGCTGGACGCCGCGGAGCTGATGCTGCGCAAGGCCACCTGGCTCTACGATCAAGGGAAACCCTGTGCGCGCGAGGCCAATACGGCCAAGTACCTGTGCGCCGACGCGGCTTTCGATGCCGCCGACCGCGCACTGCAGACACACGGCGGGATGGGGTACTCCGAGGAGTATCACGTGGCGCGATACTTCCGCGAGGCGCGGCTGACCCGTATCGCTCCGATCAGTCAGGAGATGGTGCTCAACTACCTGGGTGAGCACGTGCTCGGCCTGCCGAGGAGCTACTGA
- a CDS encoding acyl-CoA dehydrogenase family protein translates to MRWELSEEQTLFTTSLREWLGERAGSATVRGWLDAGDLFSFERLFVGEGWAGVGFAEEVGGQGGGLLELALTARELGRAAAPSGAWLQSAIAAPALAGEPAIMRETCCPGSESGDFVALAVRADRIPAAIPSVQSSAGRLHGRIPCVLGAAHSRRLLVPVPDGDAVSLWLVDTAEAGVGIQPRSLLDRSRDVGDVALDDVTARRLEIDTAPTLSEIASRAAVLVAADALGAAERMLELAVEYSKQRKQFGQPIGAFQAVKHAAAQMLVTVESAMSIVCYAAQSAEEGLPERATHAAVAKAQVTRGSAELADSALTLHGAIGYTWEHDLQLFYKRAKLDRVLFGTPAAWNERIAAALPLLPALA, encoded by the coding sequence ATGCGATGGGAGCTCTCCGAAGAGCAGACGCTGTTCACGACCTCGCTGCGCGAGTGGTTGGGTGAACGCGCCGGCTCGGCGACCGTTCGGGGTTGGTTGGATGCCGGGGACCTGTTCAGCTTCGAGCGCTTGTTCGTCGGCGAAGGCTGGGCCGGCGTGGGATTTGCCGAGGAGGTCGGCGGCCAAGGTGGCGGCCTGCTGGAACTTGCTCTGACGGCGCGGGAGCTGGGCCGCGCGGCAGCGCCATCGGGCGCCTGGCTGCAGTCGGCGATCGCCGCTCCGGCGCTGGCGGGGGAGCCGGCGATAATGCGCGAAACCTGTTGCCCAGGTTCGGAATCCGGTGACTTTGTCGCCTTGGCGGTCCGAGCGGACCGCATCCCCGCGGCAATCCCCTCCGTGCAGAGCTCAGCCGGTCGACTTCACGGACGGATACCGTGTGTTCTGGGCGCCGCTCACTCACGGCGATTGCTGGTCCCCGTTCCCGACGGCGACGCCGTGTCACTGTGGCTGGTGGACACGGCAGAGGCAGGTGTCGGCATTCAGCCGCGCTCGCTGCTGGACCGCTCGCGCGATGTCGGCGATGTCGCCCTCGACGACGTCACGGCACGCCGGCTCGAGATCGACACTGCCCCGACGCTCAGTGAAATTGCCTCCCGGGCAGCCGTTTTAGTTGCAGCCGACGCCTTGGGTGCAGCTGAACGCATGCTCGAACTGGCGGTCGAATACAGCAAGCAGCGTAAGCAGTTCGGTCAGCCGATCGGTGCATTCCAAGCGGTCAAACACGCCGCCGCCCAGATGCTGGTCACAGTTGAGTCCGCCATGTCCATCGTGTGCTACGCGGCTCAGTCGGCAGAGGAAGGTCTGCCTGAGCGCGCGACCCACGCGGCGGTCGCCAAGGCCCAAGTCACCCGCGGCAGCGCCGAACTGGCCGACAGCGCGCTTACCCTTCATGGCGCGATCGGCTACACCTGGGAGCACGATCTGCAGCTGTTCTACAAGCGGGCCAAACTCGACCGTGTGCTGTTCGGCACACCGGCGGCCTGGAACGAGCGCATCGCTGCCGCGCTACCACTCCTGCCCGCCCTCGCCTGA
- a CDS encoding FadR/GntR family transcriptional regulator produces MEAADASSTPSRSRVRLSPVEVPKASDVLAGQLRERILNGELAEGTPLPAERELVKQTQMSRATVREALRILEVQNLVRVKAGRAGGAFVQRPTTKSMANSVSMLIRGRHIKLADLMETREAVEPFCAELAAGNRTDEDLTKLDRANEAIADLTADLDQFLQSNLDWHVGVAMASHNELLIGFMMALSQAIYAGTRNAAFVDNEVRAVTGHAHRAITTAIRQRDATAAGRRMRRHVHSYAGALAQSDGREAVVVGDAAVGE; encoded by the coding sequence ATGGAAGCAGCGGACGCTTCGAGCACACCCTCGCGATCCCGGGTCAGGCTCAGTCCCGTCGAAGTCCCGAAGGCGTCTGATGTGCTTGCCGGCCAGCTTCGTGAGCGGATCCTCAATGGCGAACTCGCGGAAGGCACCCCACTGCCGGCGGAACGTGAGCTGGTTAAACAGACGCAGATGAGTCGTGCCACGGTGCGGGAAGCGCTGCGCATCCTCGAGGTGCAGAACCTCGTGAGGGTCAAAGCCGGACGTGCCGGTGGTGCTTTCGTACAGCGTCCCACGACGAAGTCAATGGCCAACTCGGTGAGCATGCTCATCCGGGGCAGGCACATCAAACTCGCCGACCTGATGGAGACCAGGGAGGCCGTGGAGCCGTTCTGCGCCGAGCTGGCCGCCGGTAACCGCACCGACGAGGACCTGACCAAATTGGACCGGGCCAACGAAGCGATCGCCGACCTAACGGCCGATCTCGATCAGTTTCTGCAGTCGAACCTCGATTGGCATGTGGGCGTTGCAATGGCCAGTCACAACGAACTGCTGATCGGCTTCATGATGGCGCTTTCGCAGGCGATCTATGCGGGCACCAGGAATGCGGCCTTTGTGGACAACGAGGTTCGCGCTGTCACCGGCCACGCACACCGCGCAATCACCACGGCGATCCGGCAACGCGACGCCACGGCCGCCGGACGTCGCATGCGCCGGCATGTGCACAGTTATGCCGGCGCACTGGCCCAATCCGACGGGCGCGAGGCGGTCGTCGTCGGCGACGCCGCCGTGGGGGAGTAA
- a CDS encoding NAD(P)H-dependent glycerol-3-phosphate dehydrogenase encodes MDRPAQRQPRVVVLGGGSWGTTIASICARRGPTLQWVRSEVTAKDINENHRNSRYLGKDVALSSTLRATTDFVEAADLADVVVMGVPSHGFRKVLAELAGQLRPWVPVVSLVKGLEQGTNKRMSQIVDEILPGHPAGILAGPNIAREVAEGYAAAAVLAMPDQHLAANLAELFRTRRFRTYTTDDVVGVEMAGALKNVYAIAVGMGYSLGIGENTRAMVMTRAVREMSKMGEAAGGHRDTFAGLAGIGDLIVTCTSQRSRNRHVGEQLGAGTPIDEIIASMNQVAEGVKAASVIMDFAEKYGLTMPIAREVDAVINHGATPEGAYRGLGAEQPGHEVHGAGF; translated from the coding sequence ATGGACAGACCCGCTCAGCGCCAACCCCGCGTCGTCGTCCTCGGCGGGGGCTCCTGGGGCACCACTATCGCGTCCATCTGCGCGCGTCGCGGGCCCACCTTGCAGTGGGTGCGGTCGGAGGTGACGGCCAAAGACATCAACGAGAACCACCGCAACAGCCGCTATCTCGGCAAGGACGTCGCGCTGAGCAGCACGTTGCGCGCCACAACGGACTTCGTGGAGGCGGCCGATCTCGCCGACGTCGTCGTCATGGGTGTGCCGTCGCACGGCTTCCGCAAGGTGCTTGCAGAGCTGGCCGGTCAGCTGCGCCCATGGGTGCCGGTGGTGTCGCTGGTCAAGGGTCTCGAGCAGGGCACCAACAAGCGGATGAGCCAGATCGTCGACGAAATACTGCCCGGACATCCGGCCGGCATCCTGGCCGGGCCGAACATCGCCCGCGAGGTGGCCGAGGGTTATGCCGCGGCGGCCGTGCTGGCAATGCCTGACCAGCATCTGGCCGCCAATCTTGCAGAGCTGTTCCGCACCAGGAGATTTCGGACATACACCACCGACGATGTCGTTGGCGTCGAAATGGCGGGCGCGCTGAAGAACGTCTACGCCATCGCCGTCGGCATGGGCTACTCGCTCGGGATCGGGGAAAATACCCGCGCGATGGTGATGACTCGGGCGGTGCGCGAGATGTCCAAGATGGGCGAGGCGGCCGGCGGGCACCGCGACACCTTCGCCGGGCTGGCCGGTATCGGCGATCTCATCGTCACCTGCACCAGCCAGCGCAGCCGCAACCGCCATGTCGGCGAGCAGCTCGGCGCGGGCACGCCGATCGACGAAATCATCGCGTCGATGAATCAAGTCGCTGAGGGCGTGAAGGCTGCGAGCGTCATAATGGATTTCGCCGAGAAATATGGCCTTACCATGCCGATCGCTCGCGAAGTCGACGCCGTCATCAATCACGGCGCAACACCCGAAGGCGCATACCGCGGCCTCGGGGCCGAGCAACCCGGCCACGAAGTCCACGGGGCGGGTTTCTAG
- a CDS encoding cytochrome c oxidase subunit 3: protein MVAVAERMKPKRLPGVDGVWVFIGADAVIFAILFLSFMQDRLKNPVLFEASRHTLNMNLGGIDTLILLTSSWSVALAIQALKRDLIDRVPRYLLGGVLTGLMFVASKSTEYYQKFAHGITPGTDAFYMWYFTLTGIHLAHVLVGTGLLTFLWIRSRRGAWDSSRRVMPECVASFWHLVDLLWIVLFPLLYLMRAV, encoded by the coding sequence GTGGTCGCTGTCGCCGAGCGCATGAAGCCCAAGCGCCTTCCCGGTGTGGACGGCGTCTGGGTCTTCATCGGTGCCGACGCTGTTATCTTCGCGATTCTGTTCTTGAGCTTTATGCAGGATCGACTAAAAAACCCGGTCCTGTTCGAGGCCTCCCGGCACACGCTCAACATGAACCTGGGTGGCATCGACACGCTGATTCTGCTGACCAGCTCGTGGTCAGTTGCCCTTGCCATCCAAGCCCTCAAGCGTGACCTCATCGACCGTGTGCCCCGGTACCTGCTCGGGGGAGTGCTAACCGGCCTGATGTTCGTGGCGTCCAAGTCGACCGAGTACTACCAGAAGTTCGCCCATGGCATCACGCCGGGCACCGACGCCTTTTACATGTGGTACTTCACACTGACTGGGATCCACCTCGCCCATGTTCTGGTCGGCACCGGTCTGCTGACCTTTCTATGGATCCGTTCGCGGCGCGGCGCCTGGGATAGCTCACGCCGGGTGATGCCGGAATGCGTGGCCTCGTTCTGGCACCTGGTCGACTTGTTGTGGATCGTCTTGTTTCCCTTGCTGTACCTGATGAGGGCGGTCTGA
- a CDS encoding cytochrome C oxidase subunit IV family protein encodes MSMLRERVTMVWLGLMLLTCMTTWGLSQDLFSAPVAVIGIFLIAAVKVRYVILDFMELRGAPIPVRIAFEAWPVGVAAVILGFWFATPAVM; translated from the coding sequence ATGTCGATGTTGCGCGAGCGGGTCACCATGGTGTGGCTGGGCCTGATGTTGTTGACGTGCATGACGACATGGGGGCTGTCCCAGGATCTCTTCAGCGCACCCGTCGCCGTGATCGGGATTTTCCTGATCGCCGCGGTGAAAGTCAGGTACGTGATCCTCGACTTCATGGAGTTAAGAGGCGCGCCGATACCGGTGCGCATCGCCTTCGAGGCCTGGCCGGTTGGGGTGGCGGCGGTGATCCTGGGCTTCTGGTTCGCGACCCCCGCAGTCATGTGA
- a CDS encoding Fic/DOC family protein, whose translation MPHPWETGDLEQNWQGYFIPGTSILRNRAGAQTSEALRDAENDLVEARVIELREAPELVGERTYDLTYLRAIHRQLFQDVYVWAGDVRTVGIEKGGESFCPPGSISQPMTHIAAEIHRFNQLKAVPEADLAPTVAYLYDYVNFAHPFREGNGRSTREFFDLLLSERGAGLDWQKTDLTELHSACHIARAESDLGGLTAMFATILDDDPAYEF comes from the coding sequence GTGCCGCACCCCTGGGAGACCGGCGATCTTGAACAGAACTGGCAGGGCTACTTCATCCCCGGCACGAGCATTTTGCGGAACCGGGCCGGCGCCCAAACATCGGAAGCGCTTCGCGACGCGGAGAACGATCTTGTTGAGGCACGTGTCATCGAGCTTCGTGAGGCCCCCGAACTTGTGGGTGAGCGCACCTACGATCTGACGTATCTGCGAGCGATCCACCGCCAGCTTTTTCAGGACGTGTACGTCTGGGCCGGTGATGTGCGGACCGTCGGCATCGAGAAAGGTGGCGAATCCTTCTGTCCGCCAGGCAGCATTAGCCAGCCGATGACCCATATCGCCGCAGAGATCCACCGGTTCAACCAACTCAAAGCTGTTCCCGAGGCTGACCTCGCACCCACCGTCGCCTACCTGTACGACTACGTGAACTTCGCCCATCCCTTCCGCGAGGGAAATGGCCGCTCCACCCGCGAGTTCTTCGATCTGCTCCTGTCCGAACGGGGCGCCGGACTCGACTGGCAGAAGACAGACCTCACCGAGTTGCACAGCGCATGCCACATAGCGCGAGCCGAATCCGACCTCGGAGGGCTAACGGCGATGTTCGCGACAATCCTCGACGATGACCCCGCATACGAGTTCTGA
- a CDS encoding antitoxin VbhA family protein, producing MTELQKAKRRVKAVRAIRRSTELEGSRSTNATRADQVAYARGTITAAELRDRVRRRYHVQ from the coding sequence GTGACCGAGCTGCAGAAGGCCAAGCGCCGCGTCAAAGCCGTGCGCGCAATCCGCCGCAGCACTGAACTAGAGGGTTCCCGCAGCACCAACGCAACGCGCGCCGACCAGGTGGCCTATGCCCGCGGAACCATCACCGCCGCCGAGCTGCGCGATCGCGTCCGGCGCCGATACCACGTGCAGTAA
- a CDS encoding type II toxin-antitoxin system VapC family toxin has translation MIVLDASVLIGHFEPADSHHGDATALLKAHLTDSFASSVVTLAEVYVGASRAGQADRLEQLLAQLAIRSLELPADAAHRLGELRATTGLKLPDCCVLYTAERHHAAIATFDDTLVKRAKSIGLTVAATAG, from the coding sequence GTGATCGTCCTTGACGCGAGCGTGCTCATCGGGCACTTCGAGCCGGCCGACTCGCATCATGGTGACGCGACGGCACTACTGAAGGCACACCTGACTGATTCGTTCGCTTCCAGCGTCGTCACCCTTGCCGAGGTTTACGTCGGCGCGTCACGGGCCGGCCAAGCAGATCGCCTCGAGCAGCTATTAGCGCAGTTGGCAATCAGAAGCCTGGAACTACCAGCCGACGCCGCACACCGCCTGGGTGAGTTGCGCGCAACGACTGGCCTCAAGCTGCCCGATTGCTGCGTGCTGTACACCGCCGAGCGCCATCACGCCGCAATTGCCACTTTTGACGACACACTTGTGAAGCGCGCGAAGAGCATTGGCCTGACCGTTGCGGCCACCGCTGGTTAA
- a CDS encoding SHOCT domain-containing protein, producing MMFWYDHNMGWWGWAGMGVGMVLFWALIIAGIVALIAYVTRDRQNRQIPPELSSTTSPEQVLAARFARGEINETEYRDRLAVLRDHAHP from the coding sequence ATGATGTTCTGGTACGACCACAACATGGGCTGGTGGGGATGGGCCGGAATGGGCGTCGGCATGGTTCTGTTCTGGGCGCTGATTATCGCCGGCATTGTTGCCCTCATCGCCTACGTCACGCGAGATCGCCAAAACCGCCAAATCCCCCCCGAACTAAGCTCGACAACCTCGCCGGAACAGGTGCTCGCCGCTCGGTTCGCGCGCGGTGAGATCAACGAAACCGAATACCGCGACCGACTGGCTGTGTTGCGCGATCACGCGCATCCGTGA